A section of the Lepus europaeus isolate LE1 chromosome 19, mLepTim1.pri, whole genome shotgun sequence genome encodes:
- the LOC133748700 gene encoding vomeronasal type-1 receptor 4-like: MATRDLTMGMIFLSQTLTGILGNFSLLSHYLYLYFTRCKFRSTDLIIKHLTVANCLVILSRGVPQTMAALGMKHFLSDIGCKLVFYVHRVGRDVSTGSTCLLSISQAITISPRNTRWAELKAKAPKYIGFSVVLFWMVNLILNVMVPVHVTENGSDKNMTREVDYGYCYSVISYRFTVYGAVYVALVLFRDIFFVGLLMWASSSMVVILYRHKQQVQYIHGTNIPSRSSPESRATHSILILVSTFVSLCTLSSLFHIFLIVLNNPSIWLVNTSALIAGSFPTVSPYILMSHDSRVLRLIFTFSRYTESPV; the protein is encoded by the coding sequence ATGGCCACCAGAGATTTGACAATGGGGATGATCTTCTTATCACAAACTCTTACAGGAATCCTGGggaatttctctcttctttcccattatctctatctctacttcaCAAGATGCAAGTTTAGGTCCACAGATTTGATCATCAAACACCTGACTGTAGCCAATTGCTTAGTCATTCTCTCTAGAGGAGTTCCCCAAACCATGGCAGCTTTGGGGATGAAGCATTTCCTCAGTGATATTGGGTGCAAACTTGTGTTTTATGTTCACAGGGTGGGCAGGGATGTGTCCACTGGCAGTACCTGCCTCTTGAGcatctcccaggccatcaccatcaGTCCCAGGAACACCAGATGGGCAGAGCTCAAAGCAAAAGCTCCCAAGTACATTGGCTTCTCTGTTGTACTTTTCTGGATGGTGAACCTGATACTAAATGTCATGGTACCTGTGCATGTGACTGAGAATGGGAGTGACAAAAATATGACAAGGGAAGTTGATTATGGCTACTGCTATTCAGTCATTAGTTACAGATTCACAGTGTATGGAGCAGTGTATGTAGCACTGGTGTTATTCCGAGATATTTTCTTTGTGGGGCTCTTGATGTGGGCCAGCAGCTCCATGGTTGTCATTCTGTACAGGCACAAGCAGCAGGTCCAATACATCCATGGGACCAACATTCCCTCCAGGTCCTCCCCAGAGTCTAGAGCCACCCACAGCATCCTCATCCTGGTAAGCACCTTTGTGTCTTTGTgcactctctcctccctctttcacaTTTTCTTGATTGTTTTAAACAATCCCAGTATATGGCTGGTGAACACCTCTGCATTAATCGCTGGTAGTTTCCCAACCGTGAGCCCCTACATTCTCATGAGCCATGACTCCAGAGTGCTTAGGCTCATTTTCACCTTCTCGAGGTATACAGAATCCCCTGTTTAG